A part of Thermococcus sp. SY098 genomic DNA contains:
- a CDS encoding Lrp/AsnC family transcriptional regulator: MDERDLLIYRLLRKNGRMKVSEIARELGISHPSARERLEKLERRGDLRVQALLNIRKRNFVSAVVNLKVRSMDEAEKLADVFAKCPRTVFVATTTGKYNLNLALIAESYSALEATIENTIRPMESVKEMDVSLGSSPAYPEFVDFKLEPTRKVAPCGKVCTECYIYGKKCSGCPATVYFMGLGGGDRD; encoded by the coding sequence ATGGACGAACGCGACCTGCTGATATACCGCCTGCTGAGGAAGAACGGCAGGATGAAGGTGTCCGAGATAGCGAGGGAACTGGGGATAAGCCACCCCTCCGCGAGGGAGAGGCTTGAAAAGCTGGAGAGGCGGGGGGACTTAAGGGTTCAGGCACTGCTGAACATCAGGAAGAGGAACTTTGTCTCCGCGGTGGTGAACCTCAAGGTTCGGAGCATGGACGAGGCTGAGAAGCTGGCGGACGTTTTTGCAAAGTGCCCGAGAACGGTCTTCGTCGCCACGACGACCGGCAAGTACAACCTAAACCTGGCACTCATAGCGGAGAGCTACTCCGCCCTTGAGGCCACCATAGAGAACACTATACGGCCTATGGAGTCCGTCAAGGAAATGGACGTCTCCCTTGGTTCGTCTCCGGCCTATCCAGAGTTCGTTGACTTCAAGCTGGAGCCGACGAGGAAAGTTGCCCCCTGCGGGAAGGTCTGCACGGAGTGCTACATCTACGGCAAGAAGTGCTCGGGCTGTCCCGCGACGGTTTACTTCATGGGGCTGGGGGGAGGGGATAGGGATTAG
- a CDS encoding cytochrome b5 domain-containing protein, translating into MKRVIKALIISGELLIAASLALMVTGLAMNDPTSTLGSLMSYETARRVHTIASYLFIPLFYVHTAAGLLVIANRTERLKTEKARRTLVGAWTVLTVLLVVAGFTAFGTGRSAFGSVQATAVLTLEEVAKHSTENDCWIIVKDRVYNVTSLIDTHPGGRDAILKYCGTNATEVFFNEHTERDYEALQQYYIGTINGSIVNQGNSTEKG; encoded by the coding sequence GTGAAGCGCGTAATCAAAGCCTTGATAATTTCAGGTGAGCTGCTCATAGCGGCCAGTCTGGCACTGATGGTAACCGGCCTGGCAATGAACGACCCGACATCAACCCTTGGGTCGCTGATGAGCTATGAAACGGCCAGGAGAGTCCACACCATAGCGTCGTACCTCTTCATCCCCCTCTTTTACGTCCACACGGCGGCGGGCCTTCTCGTTATTGCGAACAGAACAGAGAGGCTGAAAACAGAAAAGGCCAGGAGGACACTTGTCGGGGCCTGGACAGTCCTCACGGTGCTCCTCGTGGTGGCAGGATTTACCGCCTTCGGCACGGGGCGGTCGGCGTTCGGAAGCGTCCAGGCCACAGCGGTGCTGACCCTCGAAGAGGTCGCGAAGCACAGTACCGAAAACGACTGCTGGATCATCGTCAAGGACAGGGTTTACAACGTCACCTCCCTGATAGACACCCACCCCGGCGGTAGGGACGCAATACTGAAATACTGCGGCACAAACGCGACCGAGGTCTTTTTCAACGAGCATACTGAAAGGGATTATGAAGCACTCCAGCAGTACTATATCGGCACAATCAACGGGTCGATCGTTAATCAAGGAAACAGCACAGAAAAGGGCTGA
- a CDS encoding DUF998 domain-containing protein, whose translation MMRHLKYSGIAGVVVYWLFVAWSIGKNPWFSFWSNALSDLGSPEMARASWIYNYGLMVTAVFVLAFSVYLMLSAENKLQTVGGAYVSISAIFLALIGVFHAGTRPHGFVSTYFFVQFFLGMLIYGAGSKDRAIRYGSVALFALALLGTFIPWPSVALIETYEIALMAVFTSLIAIKR comes from the coding sequence ATGATGAGGCACCTCAAGTACTCCGGAATAGCCGGCGTTGTAGTATACTGGCTCTTTGTCGCATGGAGTATAGGCAAAAACCCCTGGTTTTCCTTCTGGAGCAACGCCCTGAGCGACCTTGGCTCGCCGGAGATGGCGCGGGCTTCATGGATATACAACTACGGGCTGATGGTCACAGCGGTGTTCGTGCTTGCGTTTTCGGTGTACTTAATGCTCTCCGCGGAAAACAAGCTCCAGACAGTTGGAGGGGCTTACGTCAGCATCTCCGCCATCTTCCTTGCGCTCATTGGCGTTTTTCATGCCGGGACACGGCCCCATGGCTTCGTCTCGACCTACTTCTTCGTGCAGTTCTTCCTTGGGATGCTCATCTACGGAGCGGGTTCAAAGGACAGGGCTATCCGCTATGGCTCTGTGGCACTCTTTGCACTCGCCCTGCTGGGAACCTTCATCCCCTGGCCCTCGGTGGCGCTGATAGAGACATACGAAATAGCACTGATGGCGGTGTTTACGTCTCTTATTGCTATTAAAAGGTGA
- a CDS encoding FTR1 family protein: protein MIGQFLITFREALEAAIIVAVIIAYLKRTNRNNQIKDVWTGVGLSLLVSTMLGVMILKFYGGFEEKELFEGVASYIAVVVLTSMIYWMATKGKNIKAEIESKVSKAISPLALIGFTFVVVFREGLETVLFLTPFATQDLSGTLAGIVTGLIGALVLAYLIYGVGMKINLRTFFYYTSILLVFVAAGLAGYGTHELIEWGQEEGFNLGFLGEKAYDLGIPGDSIWSHKGAIGSVFAVLFGYSTKMEWGRVIVQFGYLIFGLYLVLRAYGKEPKLNAKRERLKTVG from the coding sequence ATGATTGGACAGTTCCTTATAACGTTTAGAGAGGCACTTGAAGCGGCAATAATAGTGGCTGTGATAATCGCATACTTAAAAAGAACCAACAGAAATAATCAAATCAAAGATGTCTGGACTGGTGTTGGACTTTCTCTTTTAGTGAGTACTATGTTGGGTGTAATGATTCTCAAGTTTTATGGAGGCTTTGAAGAGAAGGAGCTCTTCGAGGGTGTTGCGTCGTATATAGCGGTGGTAGTCCTTACGAGTATGATATACTGGATGGCCACTAAAGGGAAAAACATCAAAGCTGAGATAGAAAGCAAGGTAAGTAAGGCAATTAGTCCCCTTGCGTTAATCGGTTTTACTTTTGTAGTGGTCTTTAGGGAAGGGCTCGAAACGGTGTTGTTCTTAACCCCCTTTGCCACTCAAGATTTAAGCGGTACTTTAGCCGGCATCGTAACAGGTCTCATTGGCGCTTTAGTGTTGGCTTATCTTATATATGGGGTTGGTATGAAGATAAATCTCAGAACATTCTTTTACTACACTTCAATTTTATTGGTCTTTGTGGCAGCGGGATTAGCGGGTTATGGAACACATGAGCTCATTGAATGGGGGCAGGAGGAAGGATTTAATCTTGGCTTTCTTGGGGAGAAGGCATATGACTTGGGGATCCCAGGCGATAGCATATGGTCTCACAAAGGCGCAATAGGTTCAGTATTCGCAGTGCTTTTTGGTTACTCTACAAAAATGGAATGGGGGAGGGTTATTGTTCAATTTGGCTATCTCATATTCGGACTTTATCTTGTCCTTAGAGCTTATGGCAAAGAGCCTAAATTAAATGCCAAAAGGGAAAGGCTCAAAACAGTGGGATGA
- a CDS encoding DUF2892 domain-containing protein, with amino-acid sequence MERNEGALDRLLRIVIGIVLLGIWAGMNVPYETVLLIVGLIALVTGLTGFCAIYKLLGISTCKEC; translated from the coding sequence ATGGAGAGAAACGAGGGAGCCCTCGACAGGCTTTTGAGGATAGTTATAGGAATAGTACTGCTCGGCATATGGGCAGGCATGAACGTGCCCTACGAGACCGTGCTTTTGATAGTCGGACTTATTGCACTGGTGACCGGACTTACCGGCTTCTGTGCAATTTATAAACTCCTCGGCATAAGTACATGCAAAGAATGCTGA
- a CDS encoding NAD(P)H-dependent oxidoreductase produces the protein MKVKIILGTAREGRKSEKVAEYLVKKAGALGWEAELIDVRDYLLAYTHRWKVTPEMERYRDKILEADALVIVAPEYNGSYPGELKILLDTIYDEYEGLPLGIVTVSSVTGGVRLLMELRTAAVNYRMLPVGQVLFYNVDDLFDGEELKDEKYKERVERLFRTLEKYAKALRPIREEVREKLREKTEGV, from the coding sequence ATGAAGGTTAAGATAATTCTCGGAACGGCAAGGGAAGGACGGAAGAGTGAGAAAGTCGCGGAATACCTCGTGAAGAAGGCCGGGGCACTCGGCTGGGAGGCCGAGCTTATAGACGTCAGGGACTACCTCCTGGCCTACACCCACCGCTGGAAGGTAACTCCCGAGATGGAGAGGTACAGGGATAAAATCCTTGAGGCCGATGCCCTCGTCATAGTTGCCCCCGAGTACAACGGGAGCTATCCGGGGGAGCTGAAGATCCTCCTCGATACCATCTACGACGAGTACGAAGGACTGCCCCTGGGCATCGTCACAGTCTCCAGCGTTACGGGGGGAGTACGGCTCCTCATGGAGCTCAGAACGGCCGCGGTGAACTACCGCATGCTACCGGTCGGGCAGGTTCTCTTCTATAACGTCGACGACCTGTTCGATGGTGAAGAGCTGAAGGACGAGAAGTACAAAGAACGGGTTGAACGGCTTTTCAGGACCCTTGAGAAGTACGCTAAAGCTCTTAGGCCAATAAGGGAGGAGGTAAGGGAGAAGCTGAGGGAGAAGACAGAGGGAGTCTAA
- a CDS encoding peroxiredoxin, translated as MVKVGEIVPDFEADAYLPEKDDIGKIKLSDYRGKWVVVAFYPADFTFVCPTELEELADYYEEFKKEGAEILSVSTDTAYVHKAWHDTSPAIKKIRYPMLADPAGKISRLFGTYIEDEGVSWRATFIVDPDGKVVHMEMHDLSIGRSAKEILRRLRASKYVREHPGQVCPASWEPGKETLKVSLDLVGKI; from the coding sequence ATGGTGAAGGTTGGAGAAATCGTTCCGGACTTCGAGGCCGATGCGTACCTTCCAGAGAAGGACGACATCGGAAAGATCAAGCTTTCAGACTACAGGGGCAAGTGGGTTGTGGTTGCCTTTTACCCGGCTGACTTCACCTTCGTCTGCCCGACGGAGCTTGAGGAGCTGGCCGACTATTACGAGGAGTTCAAGAAGGAAGGGGCTGAAATCCTCAGCGTTTCGACCGATACCGCCTACGTCCACAAGGCCTGGCACGACACATCGCCAGCTATAAAGAAGATAAGATACCCCATGCTCGCCGACCCGGCGGGAAAAATAAGCCGGCTCTTCGGAACCTACATCGAGGACGAGGGCGTTTCATGGAGGGCCACCTTCATAGTAGACCCCGACGGAAAGGTCGTCCACATGGAGATGCACGACCTCAGCATAGGGAGGAGCGCAAAGGAGATCCTCAGGAGGCTCAGGGCTTCCAAGTATGTGAGAGAACATCCTGGGCAAGTATGTCCTGCAAGTTGGGAGCCCGGAAAAGAAACTCTCAAAGTGAGCTTAGACTTAGTGGGAAAAATCTGA